Within the Mucilaginibacter sp. CSA2-8R genome, the region CCTGCATCAAATCTGAAGAAGGAAATCACTAAGGTGCTTTTCGACAAAGGTTACATCGCAAACTACAAGTTTGAAGACAACGGTCCTCAAGGCAACATCAAAGTAGCTTTGAAATACCATGCTGTAACTAAAATTCCAGCTATCCGCACATTAACCCGTGTGAGTAAGCCAGGTTTGAGAAAATATGCAGGTGCAGACACTATGCCGCGCGTATTAAATGGCTTGGGTATCGCTATTCTGTCAACTTCAAAAGGAGTCATGACTGATAAAGAAGCCCGTCAGCAAAACATCGGTGGCGAAGTTTTATGCTTTGTTTATTAATCGCAACGAGGAATTAAGAAAATGTCAAGAGTAGGAAAAGCCCCAATTACTATCCCTTCAGGTGTAACTATTACTGTTAGCGATGCTAACGTAATTAAAGTTGCCGGTCCAAAAGGCCAGCTTGAACAAGCGATAGACAGTGATATCTCTGTATCACAAGAAGACGGTGTATTAACCGTAACCCGTCCGACAGACCAAAAACGTCATAAGGCATTACACGGTTTGTACCGTGCGTTAATCAACAACATGGTTACAGGTGTAACAACAGGTTACAAACTGGAGCAAGAGTTGGTTGGTGTAGGTTACCGTGCCACTAACACAGGCAATACCTTAGATTTAGTGCTGGGTTATTCTCACCACTATGTATTTGAGTTGCCAAAAGAAATTAAAGTATCCACTACTGCTGAAAAAGGTAAAAACCCAACTATTATTCTGGAGTCAATCGACAAACAGTTAATCGGACAGGTTGCAGCCAAAATCCGCTCACTACGCGCTCCTGAGCCATACAAAGGTAAAGGTATCAAGTTTGTTGGCGAAGTGTTAAGAAGAAAAGCAGGTAAATCAGCATCTAAAAAATAATCGTCATGACAGGTAAATTATCAAGAAGAGACAAAATCAAAAAAGGAATCAGAAAGCGTCTTTCAGGTTCTGCAGAACGTCCGCGCTTGTCAGTGTTTAGAAGCAACAAAGGCATCTATGCACAGATTATTGACGATGTTGCCGGCAAAACACTGGTATCTGCTTCATCTTTATCAAAAGACTTCAGCTCTACCGGATCAAAAGGCGAACAATCAGTGGCTGTAGGCAAACTTATTGCTGAGAAAGCAATGGCTGCCGGTATCAACGCTGTTGTGTTTGATAGAAATGGATACTTGTACCATGGCCGCGTTAAGCAACTGGCTGAAGGTGCACGTGAAGGTGGATTACAATTTTAACCGTAACGAGTAATGTCAACAATAAATATTAAAAGAGTAAAAACAAGCGAGATCGAATTAAAAGACCGCTTGGTAAGCATACAACGTGTTGCCAAAGTAACCAAAGGCGGCCGTACTTTCAGCTTCTCGGCCATTGTGGTTGTAGGTGATGAAAACGGAGTTGTAGGTTACGGTTTGGGTAAAGCAAAAGAGGTAACTGAAGCTATTGCTAAAGGTATCGATGATGCAAAGAAAAATTTGGTAAAAGTGCCTATCATCAATGGTACTGTACCTCATGAGCAAATTGGTAAGTTTTCTGGCGGTTTTGTTTTTATAAAACCTGCTGCAAACGGTACCGGTGTTATTGCCGGTGGTGCAATGCGTGCCGTATTAGAGTCGGCTGGTGTTCACAACGTATTAGCTAAATCTAAAGGCTCATCAAATCCGCACAACGTGGTTAAAGCCACTGTATCTGCATTAGCTCAACTGCGCGATGCTTATACCGTAGCTCAGCACCGTGGCGTTAATTTAGGTAAAGTATTTAACGGATAATCAGTCATGGCGAAAATCAAAATAACACAGATTAAGAGCGTGATCGATAGAAGCGAGCGCCAGAAAAAAACCATCGAAGCTTTAGGTTTAAAGAAAATTAACCATAGCGTTGAAGTGGAAGCTAATCCTGCAATCATAGGCATGATTAGAAAAGTTAATCATTTGGTAGCAGTAGAAAACATTTAATGTTATGAATTTAAGTAATCTTAAACCTGCAGAAGGTTCTACTAAAAATAGAAAAAGAATAGGCCGCGGTACAGGTTCTGGCCGTGGTGGTACGTCAACACGTGGTCACAAAGGTGCCGGTTCACGTTCAGGTACTTCAACCAAAGTTGGTTTTGAAGGCGGACAGATGCCATTGCAACGTCGTGTACCTAAGGTAGGATTTAAAAACCCTAACCGTGTTGAGTATAACGGCATCAATCTGGATACTTTACAGCAATTAGCTGATACTTATTCAGTATCAACAATTAACTTTGATACCATGAAAGAACATGGTTTAGTGTCAAGGAACGACTTAGTTAAAATTTTGGGTCGTGGTACACTGACTGCTAAATTAGATGTTCAGGCACATGCGTTTTCTGCAACTGCTCAACAAGCTATTGAAGCAGCCGGCGGTTCAATTGTTAAGCTGTAATTTTCAA harbors:
- the rpsH gene encoding 30S ribosomal protein S8, translated to MMNTDPIADYLTRVRNAIKANQRVVEIPASNLKKEITKVLFDKGYIANYKFEDNGPQGNIKVALKYHAVTKIPAIRTLTRVSKPGLRKYAGADTMPRVLNGLGIAILSTSKGVMTDKEARQQNIGGEVLCFVY
- the rplF gene encoding 50S ribosomal protein L6, encoding MSRVGKAPITIPSGVTITVSDANVIKVAGPKGQLEQAIDSDISVSQEDGVLTVTRPTDQKRHKALHGLYRALINNMVTGVTTGYKLEQELVGVGYRATNTGNTLDLVLGYSHHYVFELPKEIKVSTTAEKGKNPTIILESIDKQLIGQVAAKIRSLRAPEPYKGKGIKFVGEVLRRKAGKSASKK
- the rplR gene encoding 50S ribosomal protein L18, whose translation is MTGKLSRRDKIKKGIRKRLSGSAERPRLSVFRSNKGIYAQIIDDVAGKTLVSASSLSKDFSSTGSKGEQSVAVGKLIAEKAMAAGINAVVFDRNGYLYHGRVKQLAEGAREGGLQF
- the rpsE gene encoding 30S ribosomal protein S5, which gives rise to MSTINIKRVKTSEIELKDRLVSIQRVAKVTKGGRTFSFSAIVVVGDENGVVGYGLGKAKEVTEAIAKGIDDAKKNLVKVPIINGTVPHEQIGKFSGGFVFIKPAANGTGVIAGGAMRAVLESAGVHNVLAKSKGSSNPHNVVKATVSALAQLRDAYTVAQHRGVNLGKVFNG
- the rpmD gene encoding 50S ribosomal protein L30, whose amino-acid sequence is MAKIKITQIKSVIDRSERQKKTIEALGLKKINHSVEVEANPAIIGMIRKVNHLVAVENI
- the rplO gene encoding 50S ribosomal protein L15 — its product is MNLSNLKPAEGSTKNRKRIGRGTGSGRGGTSTRGHKGAGSRSGTSTKVGFEGGQMPLQRRVPKVGFKNPNRVEYNGINLDTLQQLADTYSVSTINFDTMKEHGLVSRNDLVKILGRGTLTAKLDVQAHAFSATAQQAIEAAGGSIVKL